The following are from one region of the Candidatus Eisenbacteria bacterium genome:
- a CDS encoding 2-isopropylmalate synthase, protein MDRVQIFDTTLRDGEQSPGATMNIEEKLAIARQLEHLGVDVIEAGFAASSDGDYEAVRRVAAVVTKPVVLSLARTREQDIDRAIRAVEKAHHPGIHVFIATSDIHLKHKLMMSRQDVRDAAVWAVQRAKKHLDYVEFSAEDASRSDLDYLIEVFAAVIEAGARVINVPDTTGYAMPDEYGALFRTLRSRVPGADKVVWSTHCHNDLGLATANSLAAVQNGARQIECTINGIGERAGNTAMEEVVMAMRTRNGQFKVDTGIVSEEIYATSRLVSQITGLAVQVNKAIVGENAFAHEAGIHQDGVLKYRQNYEIMTPESIGLASNRLVLGKHSGRHAIVARIREMGLDTAEVDMNRLFERFKALADTKKAVYDEDLISLVAQESTRGVRDRYELTYLNVTSSSMAVPHATVKIRIDGEEHMGHAAGDGMVDACFKAISDLTGMHPRLDRYVVKAITGGTDALGEVSCMVSENGITVMGQGSHTDIIQASALAYLNALNKLEYRRLARTGDAPARAEVGP, encoded by the coding sequence ATGGACCGGGTACAGATCTTCGACACGACGCTGCGCGACGGGGAGCAGTCCCCCGGCGCCACCATGAACATCGAGGAGAAGCTGGCGATCGCGCGCCAGCTCGAGCACCTCGGCGTCGACGTGATCGAGGCGGGCTTTGCGGCGTCGAGCGACGGCGACTACGAGGCCGTGCGGCGTGTCGCCGCGGTGGTGACCAAGCCCGTCGTCCTCTCGCTGGCGCGCACGCGCGAGCAGGACATCGACCGCGCGATCCGCGCCGTCGAGAAGGCGCACCACCCCGGGATCCACGTGTTCATCGCGACGTCCGACATCCACCTGAAGCACAAGCTCATGATGAGCCGGCAGGACGTGCGCGACGCCGCCGTGTGGGCCGTGCAAAGGGCGAAGAAGCACCTCGACTACGTCGAGTTCTCGGCCGAGGACGCGTCGCGGAGCGACCTCGACTACCTGATCGAGGTGTTCGCCGCGGTGATCGAGGCGGGTGCCCGCGTGATCAACGTGCCGGACACGACCGGGTACGCGATGCCCGACGAGTACGGGGCCCTGTTCCGCACGCTGCGCAGCCGCGTTCCCGGGGCCGACAAGGTCGTCTGGAGCACGCACTGCCACAACGACCTGGGGCTGGCCACGGCCAACTCGCTGGCCGCCGTCCAGAACGGGGCGCGCCAGATCGAGTGCACGATCAACGGCATCGGCGAGCGCGCCGGCAACACCGCCATGGAAGAGGTCGTCATGGCGATGCGCACGCGCAACGGCCAGTTCAAGGTCGACACCGGGATCGTGAGCGAGGAGATCTACGCGACCAGCCGCCTGGTCTCGCAGATCACCGGCCTCGCGGTGCAGGTGAACAAGGCGATCGTGGGCGAGAACGCGTTCGCGCACGAGGCCGGCATCCACCAGGACGGCGTGCTGAAGTACCGGCAGAACTACGAGATCATGACGCCCGAATCGATCGGGCTCGCGTCGAACCGCTTGGTTCTCGGCAAGCACTCCGGACGCCACGCCATCGTCGCCCGCATCCGCGAGATGGGGCTCGACACGGCCGAGGTCGACATGAACCGCCTCTTCGAGCGCTTCAAGGCGCTCGCCGACACGAAAAAGGCGGTCTATGACGAGGACCTCATCTCCCTCGTCGCGCAGGAGTCGACGCGCGGCGTGCGCGATCGCTACGAGCTCACGTACCTGAACGTCACGTCGTCGAGCATGGCCGTCCCCCACGCGACGGTGAAGATCCGCATCGATGGCGAGGAGCACATGGGCCACGCCGCCGGCGACGGCATGGTCGACGCGTGCTTCAAGGCGATCAGCGACTTGACCGGCATGCACCCGCGCCTCGACCGCTACGTCGTGAAGGCGATCACCGGCGGCACCGACGCGCTCGGCGAGGTGTCGTGCATGGTGTCCGAGAACGGCATCACCGTCATGGGGCAGGGCAGCCACACCGACATCATCCAGGCGAGCGCGCTCGCCTATCTGAACGCGCTCAACAAGCTCGAATACCGCCGTCTCGCGCGCACGGGCGACGCGCCGGCACGGGCGGAGGTGGGTCCGTGA
- a CDS encoding phosphatidate cytidylyltransferase → MLRTRLATAAVAIPALWAFIVYASPPLFAGFIVLVTAIALYEYFAMALPDHVPERIGGAILGLVVAAGVATRNPALWGAAVSITVIAGFVSLLARRDDLPGAAHRLGLGVLGVIYVGFFMPHTILLRELPDVGWRWLLFTIGAVFGSDTGGYFAGRAYGKHKLMPSVSPSKTVEGAIGAIAGAVLGALLVHLLLHRSLGTREVVFLAVVMSVLAQFGDLCESALKRAFGAKDSGWIIPGHGGILDRLDSLLFPFVFAYYYAATQGG, encoded by the coding sequence ATGCTCCGCACGAGGCTTGCCACCGCCGCCGTCGCGATCCCCGCACTCTGGGCCTTCATCGTCTATGCGTCGCCGCCGCTGTTCGCGGGCTTCATCGTGCTGGTGACCGCGATCGCCCTGTACGAATACTTCGCGATGGCGCTGCCGGATCACGTACCGGAGCGGATCGGCGGCGCGATCCTCGGTCTCGTCGTGGCGGCTGGCGTCGCGACGCGGAATCCCGCCCTGTGGGGTGCCGCCGTGAGCATCACGGTGATCGCCGGGTTCGTATCGTTGCTGGCACGGCGCGACGACCTCCCGGGCGCCGCGCACCGCCTCGGGCTCGGCGTGCTCGGCGTCATCTACGTCGGCTTCTTCATGCCGCACACGATCCTCTTGCGCGAGCTCCCCGACGTCGGCTGGCGCTGGCTCCTCTTCACCATCGGCGCGGTGTTCGGATCCGACACCGGCGGCTACTTCGCCGGGCGTGCGTACGGCAAGCACAAGCTCATGCCGAGCGTCAGCCCGAGCAAGACCGTCGAAGGGGCGATCGGAGCCATCGCCGGCGCGGTGCTGGGCGCTCTGCTCGTGCACCTGCTGTTGCACCGCAGCCTCGGCACGCGCGAGGTGGTCTTCCTGGCCGTCGTCATGAGCGTTCTCGCGCAGTTCGGCGACCTCTGCGAGTCGGCGCTGAAGCGCGCCTTCGGGGCCAAGGACTCCGGCTGGATTATCCCGGGTCACGGTGGCATCCTGGACAGGCTGGACAGCCTGCTGTTCCCGTTCGTGTTCGCCTACTACTACGCCGCCACCCAGGGCGGCTGA
- a CDS encoding DUF465 domain-containing protein, protein MEQKDEELIKSLLDREPELRQYYEEHVVLERQLADLQNRGHLTPDEEVEKKRIQKLKLAGKDKIMAILSRHRPH, encoded by the coding sequence ATGGAGCAAAAAGACGAGGAGCTGATAAAGAGCCTGCTCGATCGGGAGCCGGAGCTCAGGCAGTACTACGAAGAGCACGTCGTCCTCGAACGACAGCTCGCCGACCTCCAGAACCGGGGCCACCTCACACCGGACGAGGAGGTCGAGAAGAAGCGGATCCAGAAGCTCAAGCTCGCCGGCAAGGACAAGATCATGGCGATCCTGTCCAGGCATCGGCCCCACTGA
- the frr gene encoding ribosome recycling factor has translation MTNEVIDATKKEMDATVAAFKKELGHVRTGRATTQLLDGIMVDYYGTRTPLNQVATLNVPEPTLIVIQPFDKTAVQAIEKAIHTSDLGLTPQNDGKLIRVPIPALTEQRRKDLVKHVKKVAEDYRVSMRNHRRDALEKLKALEKDKKITQDDHRHAHDKIEAGTKDAIDRLDKLVKTKEDEIMAV, from the coding sequence ATGACGAACGAAGTGATCGACGCCACGAAGAAGGAGATGGACGCCACGGTCGCCGCCTTCAAGAAGGAGCTGGGTCACGTGCGCACCGGCCGCGCGACGACGCAGCTCCTGGACGGCATCATGGTCGACTACTACGGGACGCGCACGCCGCTGAACCAGGTGGCCACGTTGAACGTCCCCGAGCCGACGCTGATCGTGATCCAGCCGTTCGACAAGACCGCGGTGCAGGCGATCGAGAAGGCGATCCACACCTCGGACCTTGGGCTCACGCCGCAGAACGACGGCAAGCTGATCCGCGTCCCCATCCCGGCGCTGACCGAGCAGCGGCGCAAGGACCTCGTGAAACACGTCAAGAAGGTCGCGGAGGACTACCGGGTCTCGATGCGCAACCACCGCCGCGACGCGCTCGAGAAGCTGAAGGCGCTCGAGAAGGACAAGAAGATCACGCAGGACGACCATCGGCACGCGCACGACAAGATCGAGGCCGGCACGAAGGACGCGATCGATCGGCTCGACAAGCTCGTGAAGACCAAAGAAGACGAGATCATGGCGGTGTGA
- the tsaB gene encoding tRNA (adenosine(37)-N6)-threonylcarbamoyltransferase complex dimerization subunit type 1 TsaB translates to MSSLRVLGLDTATWTAAVGVVDDDRVLAELAEPTPRSHVGVLPRLVESVLARAGLGWGDVDGLAVSIGPGSFTGLRIGLAFAKGVAYAGKLPIAAVPTLEALAAGVDAGPGTTIWAVLDARMREVYAASFTRTTGGLARRTPDEALAPDAMAARLDASCVVVGDAVDAYPVLGTAGARVLRLETHPPRGGVVARLGAARLRRGEAADVGSLEPAYVRASQAELAQQRPSR, encoded by the coding sequence CTGAGCTCCCTGCGCGTCCTCGGCCTCGACACCGCCACGTGGACGGCGGCCGTCGGCGTCGTCGACGACGACCGCGTGCTGGCCGAGCTCGCCGAGCCGACGCCGCGCTCGCACGTCGGCGTGCTGCCGCGCCTGGTGGAATCGGTGCTCGCGCGGGCGGGCCTCGGCTGGGGCGACGTCGACGGCCTCGCCGTCTCGATCGGGCCGGGCTCGTTCACGGGGCTCCGCATCGGGCTCGCGTTCGCGAAGGGCGTCGCCTACGCCGGCAAGCTGCCGATCGCGGCGGTCCCCACCCTCGAGGCGCTTGCCGCGGGCGTCGACGCGGGCCCCGGCACGACCATCTGGGCCGTGTTGGACGCGCGCATGCGCGAGGTCTACGCGGCGTCGTTCACGCGCACGACCGGCGGCCTCGCGCGCCGGACGCCCGACGAGGCGCTCGCGCCGGACGCGATGGCGGCGCGGCTGGACGCGTCCTGCGTCGTCGTCGGCGACGCGGTCGACGCCTATCCCGTCCTCGGGACGGCGGGTGCGCGCGTGCTGCGCCTCGAGACGCATCCGCCACGGGGCGGGGTGGTGGCGCGCCTCGGGGCGGCGCGCCTGCGTCGCGGCGAGGCGGCCGACGTCGGGTCACTTGAGCCGGCGTACGTGCGAGCGTCGCAGGCCGAGCTCGCCCAGCAGCGCCCCTCGCGTTGA
- the tsf gene encoding translation elongation factor Ts yields MSLEFVRELRDKTGAGLVDCQKALAEAGGDVDKALRVLREKGLAKAAKKSGRAATDGAIGAYIHPGSKVGVLIEVNCETDFVAKTTEFQTLVKDLAMQVAAAAPRYVSREDVPASEIESERAIYRKQAEASGKPPQVIERIVDGQVERFYKDVCLLEQAFIKQSDRTIGDLVKEAIVRFGVNVAVRRFARYQLGEMQERSDGKEDAAGGTSGA; encoded by the coding sequence ATGAGCCTCGAGTTCGTCCGCGAGCTGCGCGACAAGACCGGCGCGGGGCTCGTCGATTGCCAGAAGGCGCTCGCCGAAGCGGGCGGGGACGTCGACAAGGCCCTGCGGGTGCTGCGCGAGAAGGGGCTCGCCAAGGCCGCGAAGAAGAGCGGACGGGCGGCCACCGACGGCGCCATCGGCGCGTACATCCATCCGGGGTCCAAGGTCGGCGTGCTGATCGAGGTCAACTGCGAGACCGACTTCGTCGCGAAGACCACGGAGTTCCAGACCCTCGTGAAGGACCTCGCCATGCAGGTCGCCGCCGCCGCACCGCGCTACGTATCGCGCGAGGACGTGCCGGCGAGCGAGATCGAGAGCGAGCGCGCGATCTACCGCAAGCAGGCCGAGGCCAGCGGCAAGCCACCGCAGGTGATCGAGCGCATCGTCGACGGCCAGGTCGAGCGGTTCTACAAGGACGTCTGTCTGCTCGAGCAGGCGTTCATCAAGCAGAGTGACCGCACGATCGGCGATCTCGTGAAGGAAGCCATCGTGCGGTTCGGGGTGAACGTGGCGGTCCGTCGCTTTGCTCGCTATCAGCTCGGGGAGATGCAGGAGCGGAGTGACGGAAAGGAGGACGCCGCTGGAGGCACGTCCGGAGCCTGA
- the rseP gene encoding RIP metalloprotease RseP: MSIPEPVTTAVAFVVALGVLVFVHELGHFLTAKRVGVKVLRFSIGFGPVFWRRKRGETEYALSAVPLGGYVKMLGEDADGDEPVSEADRPRAFSAQGPLRRAAIIFAGPATNFVFAFVVYALVFVLVGAAVPSNEPRIGGVSPSTAAERAGLKTGDRVLSIDGTPVASWESLAKTVRSSEGRSLHLAVDRDGTRLELDVTPEMHDLPSLDATSVERAYLIGIEPWREWETVGVGEGVWLAAQQTGGAALTVLRGLGLMLTGHVSMKELGGPIAIAQAAGQQARNGFWNFVMMLAFLSINLGVLNLLPIPALDGGHLALISIEAAIGRPLKPRALELAQQVGVLLLVSLMVFVFYNDIHRLIQG; encoded by the coding sequence ATGTCGATTCCCGAACCCGTCACCACCGCCGTCGCCTTCGTCGTGGCGCTGGGCGTGCTCGTCTTCGTCCACGAGCTCGGCCACTTCCTCACCGCGAAGCGGGTTGGCGTGAAGGTGCTGCGGTTCTCGATCGGGTTCGGACCCGTCTTCTGGCGCCGCAAGCGGGGCGAGACCGAGTACGCGCTCTCTGCCGTGCCTTTGGGCGGCTACGTGAAGATGCTCGGCGAGGACGCCGACGGCGACGAGCCCGTGTCCGAGGCGGATCGGCCCCGTGCCTTCTCCGCTCAGGGCCCGCTGCGCCGCGCGGCCATCATCTTCGCCGGCCCGGCGACGAACTTCGTCTTCGCCTTCGTCGTCTACGCGCTGGTGTTCGTCCTGGTCGGCGCCGCCGTGCCGTCGAACGAGCCACGCATCGGCGGCGTGTCGCCCTCGACCGCCGCGGAGCGGGCGGGGCTCAAGACGGGCGATCGCGTGCTGTCGATCGACGGGACGCCGGTCGCGAGCTGGGAGTCGCTCGCCAAGACCGTGCGGTCGTCCGAGGGCCGCTCGCTGCACCTCGCGGTCGACCGCGACGGGACGCGCCTCGAGCTCGACGTCACGCCCGAGATGCACGACCTGCCGAGCCTCGACGCGACCAGCGTCGAGCGCGCGTATCTCATCGGCATCGAGCCGTGGCGCGAGTGGGAGACGGTCGGCGTCGGCGAGGGCGTGTGGCTCGCGGCCCAGCAGACGGGTGGCGCGGCGCTCACGGTGCTGCGCGGCCTCGGGCTCATGCTGACCGGGCACGTCTCCATGAAGGAGCTCGGCGGCCCGATCGCGATCGCGCAGGCCGCCGGCCAGCAGGCCCGCAACGGCTTCTGGAATTTCGTCATGATGCTGGCGTTCCTGTCGATCAACCTGGGCGTGCTGAACCTGCTGCCGATCCCCGCGCTCGACGGCGGGCATCTGGCGCTCATCTCGATCGAAGCCGCGATCGGGCGTCCGCTGAAGCCCCGCGCACTCGAGCTGGCCCAGCAGGTCGGTGTCCTCCTGCTCGTCAGCCTGATGGTGTTCGTGTTCTACAACGACATCCATCGGCTGATTCAGGGCTGA
- a CDS encoding isoprenyl transferase has protein sequence MRVENGRANGRADGHGANGHRTNGNGNGHGRLPRHVAVIMDGNGRWAEQRGLTRLQGHRVGKDSVRAVVESARRLGVEYLSLFAFSTENWHRPPKEVDGLMHLLRRYLASEVDKMMKHGIRLIAVGTLRRLPPAVREALRSAIAATRGNKGMTVILAVSYGGREELTRAMRAMARKVRQGKLDPDRITSDVVSQHLATKGVPDPDLLIRTSGEMRISNFFLWQVAYSELYVTETLWPDFREREFQQALAFYEQRQRRFGRTSAQVEREASLRAAGS, from the coding sequence GTGAGGGTGGAGAACGGTCGCGCAAACGGTCGCGCCGACGGTCACGGGGCCAACGGCCACCGGACCAACGGCAACGGCAACGGCCACGGCCGCCTGCCCCGCCACGTCGCCGTCATCATGGACGGCAACGGGCGATGGGCCGAGCAGCGTGGTCTCACGCGCCTGCAGGGCCACCGCGTCGGGAAGGATTCCGTGCGGGCCGTCGTCGAGTCGGCGCGCCGCCTCGGCGTCGAATACCTGTCGCTGTTCGCGTTCTCGACCGAGAACTGGCACCGCCCGCCCAAAGAGGTCGACGGCCTGATGCACCTCCTGCGCCGCTACCTCGCGAGCGAAGTCGACAAGATGATGAAGCACGGCATCCGGCTCATCGCCGTGGGGACGCTGCGCCGGCTGCCGCCTGCGGTGCGCGAGGCGCTGCGCTCGGCCATCGCCGCGACCCGGGGCAACAAGGGCATGACCGTGATCCTCGCCGTCAGCTACGGCGGGCGCGAGGAGCTGACGCGCGCCATGCGCGCCATGGCGCGCAAGGTGCGCCAGGGCAAGCTCGATCCCGATCGCATCACCAGCGACGTCGTCTCGCAGCATCTCGCGACCAAGGGCGTGCCGGATCCGGATCTGCTCATCCGGACCAGCGGCGAGATGCGGATCAGCAACTTCTTCCTGTGGCAGGTGGCGTACTCGGAGCTCTACGTGACCGAGACGCTGTGGCCCGACTTCCGGGAGCGCGAGTTCCAGCAGGCGCTCGCGTTCTACGAGCAGCGCCAGCGCCGCTTCGGTCGGACGTCGGCCCAGGTCGAACGCGAGGCGTCCCTGCGCGCGGCGGGTAGCTGA
- a CDS encoding phosphatidylserine decarboxylase family protein, which translates to MQGRAGIAPEGWAVIWTAAGVLGTVAIVGTLAGHPASLVPLLLGVAFSLYFFRDPERQAPADPRAVVSPADGRVIDVSPVREDHFLHASTTKVSIFMSPLDVHVNRSPVDGRITALEHTAGKFRAAFHDKASLDNERNAMVLEAGGRRFLVVQIAGALARRIVCRRAVGDGLGRGERYGLIMFGSRVDVYLPAGVEPAVTKGDRVSAGSSVLARLPEV; encoded by the coding sequence ATGCAAGGGCGGGCCGGGATCGCGCCCGAAGGATGGGCCGTCATCTGGACGGCCGCGGGCGTCCTCGGCACCGTCGCCATCGTGGGCACGCTCGCCGGCCATCCGGCCTCGCTCGTGCCGCTTCTGCTCGGCGTCGCGTTCTCGCTCTACTTCTTCCGCGACCCCGAGCGGCAGGCGCCGGCCGATCCGCGCGCGGTCGTCTCGCCGGCCGACGGCCGTGTGATCGACGTGTCGCCGGTGCGCGAGGACCACTTCCTCCACGCCTCGACCACGAAGGTCAGCATCTTCATGTCGCCGCTCGACGTCCACGTGAACCGGAGCCCCGTGGACGGGCGCATCACGGCCCTCGAGCACACGGCGGGCAAGTTCCGCGCCGCGTTCCACGACAAGGCCTCGCTCGACAACGAGCGCAACGCGATGGTGCTCGAGGCCGGCGGGCGCCGCTTCCTCGTCGTGCAGATCGCGGGAGCGCTCGCGCGCCGCATCGTGTGCCGCCGCGCGGTCGGCGACGGGCTCGGACGGGGCGAGCGCTACGGCCTCATCATGTTCGGCTCGCGTGTCGACGTGTACCTGCCCGCGGGCGTCGAGCCCGCGGTCACGAAGGGCGATCGCGTCTCGGCCGGCTCGAGCGTGCTCGCACGGTTGCCGGAGGTCTGA
- the ilvN gene encoding acetolactate synthase small subunit, which produces MRHIISVLVENEFGVLARVAGLFSGRAFNIESLSVAETLDPTVSRITLVTRGDDQALAQIERQLEKLVPVIKVTDFVDTAHVERELVLIKVAAEEKTRSEFLNVVDIFRAKIVDVSRRSYIVEATGAEEKVNALIELLKPIGIKEIVRTGKVAMFRGTETFTIDGNDKERAA; this is translated from the coding sequence GTGCGGCACATCATCTCGGTTCTGGTCGAGAACGAGTTCGGCGTCCTCGCCCGCGTCGCCGGCCTCTTCAGTGGCCGCGCTTTCAACATCGAGAGCCTCTCGGTCGCCGAGACCCTCGACCCGACGGTCTCGCGCATCACGCTCGTCACCCGCGGTGACGATCAGGCGCTGGCGCAGATCGAGCGGCAGCTCGAGAAGCTGGTGCCCGTCATCAAGGTCACCGACTTCGTCGACACGGCCCACGTCGAGCGCGAGCTGGTGCTGATCAAGGTCGCCGCCGAGGAGAAGACGCGCAGCGAGTTCCTCAACGTGGTCGACATCTTCCGCGCCAAGATCGTCGACGTCTCGCGCCGCTCCTACATCGTCGAAGCGACGGGTGCCGAAGAGAAGGTCAACGCGCTGATCGAGCTGCTGAAGCCGATCGGCATCAAAGAGATCGTTCGGACGGGGAAAGTCGCCATGTTCCGCGGCACGGAGACGTTCACGATCGACGGGAACGACAAGGAACGTGCAGCATGA
- the pyrH gene encoding UMP kinase: MTTGAPRYRRVLLKLSGEALSGAGGYGIDPEVLRDFAIELRDVHAAGCELALVIGGGNIFRGLTSGARVGIDRATGDYMGMLATVINALAMQDALEKLGVPTRVQSAIGLHQVAEPYIRRRAVRHLEKGRVVIFAAGTGNPFFTTDTAASLRAMEIGAEVIFKATRVDGVFDADPLKHPDARRFDELTYIDVLNRQLQVMDATAISLCMDNSMPILVFNLMRPGNIMRAVSGERIGTLVHGGRA, translated from the coding sequence GTGACGACCGGTGCGCCGCGCTACCGTCGCGTCCTCCTGAAGCTCAGTGGAGAGGCGCTGTCGGGCGCTGGCGGCTACGGGATCGACCCGGAGGTGCTCCGGGACTTCGCCATCGAGCTGCGCGACGTGCACGCCGCCGGCTGCGAGCTCGCCCTGGTGATCGGCGGCGGCAACATCTTCCGAGGGCTCACCTCGGGCGCCAGGGTCGGGATCGATCGCGCGACCGGCGATTACATGGGGATGCTCGCGACCGTCATCAACGCCCTCGCCATGCAGGACGCACTCGAGAAGCTCGGCGTTCCCACGCGCGTGCAGTCGGCCATCGGCCTGCACCAGGTCGCCGAGCCGTACATCCGGCGCCGCGCGGTCCGGCACCTCGAGAAGGGCCGGGTCGTGATCTTCGCCGCCGGCACCGGCAACCCCTTCTTCACGACCGACACGGCGGCGAGCCTGCGCGCCATGGAGATCGGCGCCGAGGTCATCTTCAAGGCCACCCGCGTCGACGGCGTCTTCGACGCCGACCCGTTGAAGCACCCCGACGCCCGCCGTTTTGACGAGCTCACCTACATCGACGTACTCAATCGCCAGCTCCAGGTGATGGACGCCACCGCGATATCGCTGTGCATGGACAACAGCATGCCGATCCTCGTCTTCAACCTGATGCGCCCGGGCAACATCATGCGCGCGGTGTCGGGCGAGCGGATCGGGACGCTGGTGCACGGAGGCCGCGCATGA
- the ilvC gene encoding ketol-acid reductoisomerase: MNVHHDQDISIDPLKGKKIAIIGYGSQGHAHALNLKDSGMDVRVGLHEKSASRPKAEGAGLRVVDTATAAKEADVVMMLVPDEQGAEIYERDILPGLAKGKYLAFGHGFNIHFKKVVPPADVNVFMVAPKGPGHLVRSEYQKGRGVPCLLAVQQDPSGNTKQVGLAYAKAIGGARAGVIETTFKDETETDLFGEQAVLCGGLTELIRAGYETLVEAGYPPEMAYFECLHEVKLIVDLIYEGGIANMRYSISNTAEYGDMTRGKRVVTDETRKAMRQILSDIQSGKFADEWMTEYRCGLPHFRELRKEAEKHPIEGVGSRLRGLMPWLKSERLVDRSRN, from the coding sequence ATGAACGTCCACCACGACCAGGACATCTCGATCGATCCGCTCAAGGGCAAGAAGATCGCCATCATCGGCTACGGCAGCCAGGGCCACGCCCACGCGCTGAACTTGAAGGACAGCGGCATGGACGTGCGCGTCGGGCTGCACGAGAAGAGCGCGTCGCGACCGAAGGCGGAGGGCGCCGGCCTGCGCGTCGTCGACACGGCGACCGCCGCGAAGGAGGCCGACGTCGTCATGATGCTCGTCCCGGACGAGCAGGGCGCCGAGATCTACGAGCGCGACATCCTGCCCGGGCTCGCCAAGGGCAAGTACCTGGCCTTCGGCCACGGCTTCAACATCCACTTCAAGAAGGTCGTGCCGCCCGCGGACGTGAACGTCTTCATGGTGGCGCCGAAGGGCCCGGGGCACCTCGTGCGCAGCGAGTACCAGAAGGGTCGCGGCGTGCCGTGTCTGCTCGCCGTCCAGCAGGACCCGAGCGGCAACACGAAGCAGGTCGGCCTCGCCTACGCCAAGGCCATCGGCGGCGCCCGCGCCGGCGTCATCGAGACCACCTTCAAGGACGAGACCGAGACCGATCTCTTCGGCGAGCAGGCCGTGCTGTGCGGCGGCCTCACGGAGCTGATCCGCGCCGGCTACGAGACGCTCGTCGAGGCGGGCTATCCGCCGGAGATGGCGTACTTCGAGTGCCTGCACGAGGTGAAGCTCATCGTCGACCTCATCTACGAGGGCGGCATCGCGAACATGCGCTACTCGATCAGCAACACGGCCGAGTACGGCGACATGACGCGCGGCAAGCGCGTGGTGACCGACGAGACGCGCAAGGCGATGCGGCAGATCCTCTCCGACATCCAGTCGGGCAAGTTCGCCGACGAGTGGATGACGGAGTACCGCTGCGGCCTGCCGCACTTCCGCGAGCTGCGCAAAGAGGCGGAGAAGCACCCCATCGAGGGCGTGGGCTCGCGCCTGCGCGGTCTCATGCCGTGGCTGAAGAGCGAGCGCCTCGTCGATCGGTCGCGCAACTGA
- the pssA gene encoding CDP-diacylglycerol--serine O-phosphatidyltransferase: MSLNLVVPPGERRRRIPPLRSGVYVLPNLFTTGGLVAGFYSIICTHNAALNSDKRAFQLAAVMIIVAQLCDMLDGRVARLTRSTSSFGMQYDSLADLIAFGVAPGFLVYTWALTPWGRWGWLAATLYVVCAALRLARFNVQVTTVEKRHFQGLPSPAAADVIAATVLLFYYLRGQGTPAKHVLMLIVIFAVAALMVSEIRYFSFKEVHVHRRHPFPVLLGLIIVALLTIGAPVPMLFLGTTSFALSGPVGAVWRIATTRRRRAAGGPPSAAATDVRA; encoded by the coding sequence ATGTCGCTGAACCTCGTCGTGCCGCCCGGGGAGCGCCGCCGTCGCATTCCGCCGCTGCGCAGCGGCGTCTACGTTCTGCCGAACCTGTTCACGACCGGCGGCCTCGTCGCCGGCTTCTACTCCATCATCTGCACCCACAACGCCGCGCTCAATTCGGACAAGCGGGCGTTCCAGCTCGCGGCGGTGATGATCATCGTCGCGCAGCTGTGCGACATGCTCGACGGGCGCGTGGCGCGTCTCACGCGCTCGACCAGCTCGTTCGGCATGCAGTACGACTCGCTCGCCGACCTGATCGCGTTCGGCGTCGCGCCGGGCTTCCTCGTCTACACGTGGGCGCTCACGCCATGGGGACGCTGGGGCTGGCTCGCGGCGACGCTCTACGTCGTGTGCGCGGCGCTCCGCCTCGCGCGCTTCAACGTGCAGGTGACGACCGTCGAGAAGCGCCACTTCCAGGGCCTGCCGTCGCCCGCCGCCGCCGACGTGATCGCGGCGACGGTGCTGCTCTTCTACTACCTGCGCGGCCAGGGCACGCCGGCCAAGCACGTCCTCATGCTGATCGTCATCTTCGCGGTCGCGGCCCTCATGGTGAGCGAGATCCGGTACTTCTCGTTCAAGGAGGTCCACGTCCACCGGCGCCATCCGTTCCCGGTCCTGCTCGGCCTGATCATCGTCGCGCTGCTCACGATCGGCGCGCCGGTGCCGATGCTGTTCCTCGGCACGACCAGCTTCGCGCTCTCGGGACCGGTCGGCGCCGTCTGGCGCATCGCGACCACGCGGCGCCGGCGCGCCGCGGGCGGCCCCCCGTCCGCCGCAGCAACCGACGTGCGAGCTTGA